TGCGCAATTCCTCTTATAAGTGCGTTGGGGCATTAATATAATACGCTATTCTGAAAAAAATTGCCAATCAATTTTTCATCTTTGAGGAGGAACTTATAATAAAATCCGAAAATATGTTGACAGTTCGTCAGTGAACAAAAGCCTCGCCGTTCTCCTTCTAACCTTCCAGTCTTCCAATCCGGCAAGTATCGAATTTTGCGTAAATTTTGTAATTGTGCTTCGCTCGTTTTTTTGTTGAGAAAAAATATGAAATGTGCTATATTGAAGGAAATTGAGAGATAATGAATTTTTAAGCAACGCAATGCGTATAACTTTAATCCGAATTCACAATTTTAAGGAGGCACCGTATGCCTGAGAAAGAGAAAAAGCAAGGGACGAACATCTCGCGCCGGAATTTCTTGAAAGGCGTAGGTACCGGTACTGTCGCAGCGACCGTTGCGCCCAGCGTCCTAATTGGCAGCGAAAAAGCCGCCGATGCTCAAACAGGCGACGCTGTCGCGAGCGCGACGATCCAACTCACTATCAATGAGGAGACGTATCAGGTCGAAGTTGAGGCGCGCACAACCCTCTTAACTGTTTTGCGGGACGGGATTGATACAGGCGGAAACAATATTGACTTGACCGGTGCCAAACTAATTTGCGATCGTGGTGAATGTGGTGGCTGCACGGTCATGGTAGATGGGAAGCCCGTCTATGCCTGTATGATGCTCGCGATGGATGCGCAAGGCAAGCAGATAACGACTGTCGAGGGGTTAGCAGATGGCGAGAATTTGCATCCAGTTCAGGAAGCATTTATCAAACACGACGCGCTGATGTGTGGATTCTGCACACCCGGTTTCGTGGTTGCATCCGCAGCATTATTGGGTGAAAATGCGAACCCGACGCTTGAAGAAATTAAGGTCGGTTTATCTGGAAACACTTGCCGCTGCGGCACCTATCCGTTTATCTTCGATGCTGTGAAAACCGCGTCACAGAAGATGTGATTTGAAAGCAAGACTTGGCTTATGAGACGCAAAAGGAGGACAACACATGGCATCATGGGGAGAAGCAAGTGAATCTCGTCTCATCGGAAAACGGATAACCCG
This portion of the Candidatus Poribacteria bacterium genome encodes:
- a CDS encoding 2Fe-2S iron-sulfur cluster-binding protein → MPEKEKKQGTNISRRNFLKGVGTGTVAATVAPSVLIGSEKAADAQTGDAVASATIQLTINEETYQVEVEARTTLLTVLRDGIDTGGNNIDLTGAKLICDRGECGGCTVMVDGKPVYACMMLAMDAQGKQITTVEGLADGENLHPVQEAFIKHDALMCGFCTPGFVVASAALLGENANPTLEEIKVGLSGNTCRCGTYPFIFDAVKTASQKM